From the Oncorhynchus nerka isolate Pitt River linkage group LG20, Oner_Uvic_2.0, whole genome shotgun sequence genome, one window contains:
- the LOC115102129 gene encoding translocating chain-associated membrane protein 1-like 1 isoform X2: MGFRKKNKSPPVLSHEFVIQNHADMVSCVAMIILLGLMFEVTAKFAIMFITIQYNVTQSLDERAEQVNLYQYGPKDIATVFFYLLIAVILHALIQEYILDKMNRRLHLSKTKHSKFNESGQLAAFYLLSFIWGCSILTAEEFATNPTFLWEGYPHTHMVPDLCLPVTCPLCSFQVKFFYICQIAYWLHALPELYFQKVRKEDIPRQLYYICLYVFHITGAYILNLHRLGLVLLVPHYLVELLFHASRLFYFSDENKQKGFTLWALLFVIARLLTLTLSVLTFGFGLPRAENQGFSLAKGNFNVLTIRMTCLAAICLTQAWMMWKFINFQLKKWREHSQSQASKKKAFSPKSKPHKKDLARGSANGVVKSDDKTSPRARKAKAS, from the exons ATGGGTTTCCGAAAGAAGAACAAGAGCCCGCCGGTGCTGAGCCACGAGTTCGTGATCCAGAATCACGCGGATATGGTTTCATGTGTGGCTATGATAATTCTCCTCGGCCTGATGTTCGAG GTCACAGCCAAGTTTGCCATCATGTTCATCACCATTCAATACAATGTGACTCAAAGTCTTG ATGAGAGGGCTGAGCAAGTGAACCTGTACCAGTACGGTCCTAAAGACATAGCCACTGTGTTCTTCTACCTGCTCATTGCTGTCATACTCCACGCCTTAATACAGGAATACATTCTCGAT AAAATGAATAGGCGGTTGCACCTGTCGAAAACCAAACATAGCAAGTTCAATGAATCGGGACAGCTTGCTGCCTTCTACTTATTGTCCTTCATCTGGGGCTGCAGCATCTTAACAGCG GAGGAATTTGCGACAAATCCTACTTTCTTATGGGAGGGCTACCCACACACCCACATGGT ACCGGATCTCTGCCTGCCTGTAACCTGCCCTCTCTGCAGCTTTCAGGTGAAGTTCTTCTACATTTGCCAAATCGCATACTGGCTCCATGCCCTTCCTGAGCTGTACTTCCAGAAAGTGCGAAAG GAGGATATTCCCCGCCAGCTTTATTACATTTGTCTTTATGTCTTCCACATCACCGGTGCCTACATCTTGAA CCTCCACCGGCTGGGCCTGGTGCTGCTGGTACCTCACTACCTGGTGGAGCTCCTGTTCCACGCTTCACGCCTCTTCTACTTCAGTGACGAGAACAAGCAGAAGGG TTTCACTCTGTGGGCGCTACTTTTCGTCATCGCTCGCCTCCTTACCCTCACCCTCTCCGTACTGACTTTTGGCTTCGGACTGCCCCGCGCAGAGAACCAGGGTTTCTCTCTGGCAAAAGGCAACTTCAATGTGCTTACCATTAG GATGACGTGCCTGGCTGCCATTTGCCTGACCCAGGCCTGGATGATGTGGAAGTTCATCAACTTCCAGTTGAAGAAGTGGAGGGAGCACAGCCAGAGCCAGGCCTCCAAGAAGAAGGCTTTCAGCCCAAAGAGCAAGCCCCACAAGAAGGACCTGGCCCGTG GTTCTGCCAACGGTGTGGTGAAGTCCGATGACAAGACGTCACCCCGTGCGAGAAAAGCCAAAGCCTCATAG
- the LOC115102129 gene encoding translocating chain-associated membrane protein 1-like 1 isoform X1 — MGFRKKNKSPPVLSHEFVIQNHADMVSCVAMIILLGLMFEVTAKFAIMFITIQYNVTQSLDERAEQVNLYQYGPKDIATVFFYLLIAVILHALIQEYILDKMNRRLHLSKTKHSKFNESGQLAAFYLLSFIWGCSILTAEEFATNPTFLWEGYPHTHMVPDLCLPVTCPLCSFQVKFFYICQIAYWLHALPELYFQKVRKEDIPRQLYYICLYVFHITGAYILNLHRLGLVLLVPHYLVELLFHASRLFYFSDENKQKGFTLWALLFVIARLLTLTLSVLTFGFGLPRAENQGFSLAKGNFNVLTIRMTCLAAICLTQAWMMWKFINFQLKKWREHSQSQASKKKAFSPKSKPHKKDLARVGSANGVVKSDDKTSPRARKAKAS; from the exons ATGGGTTTCCGAAAGAAGAACAAGAGCCCGCCGGTGCTGAGCCACGAGTTCGTGATCCAGAATCACGCGGATATGGTTTCATGTGTGGCTATGATAATTCTCCTCGGCCTGATGTTCGAG GTCACAGCCAAGTTTGCCATCATGTTCATCACCATTCAATACAATGTGACTCAAAGTCTTG ATGAGAGGGCTGAGCAAGTGAACCTGTACCAGTACGGTCCTAAAGACATAGCCACTGTGTTCTTCTACCTGCTCATTGCTGTCATACTCCACGCCTTAATACAGGAATACATTCTCGAT AAAATGAATAGGCGGTTGCACCTGTCGAAAACCAAACATAGCAAGTTCAATGAATCGGGACAGCTTGCTGCCTTCTACTTATTGTCCTTCATCTGGGGCTGCAGCATCTTAACAGCG GAGGAATTTGCGACAAATCCTACTTTCTTATGGGAGGGCTACCCACACACCCACATGGT ACCGGATCTCTGCCTGCCTGTAACCTGCCCTCTCTGCAGCTTTCAGGTGAAGTTCTTCTACATTTGCCAAATCGCATACTGGCTCCATGCCCTTCCTGAGCTGTACTTCCAGAAAGTGCGAAAG GAGGATATTCCCCGCCAGCTTTATTACATTTGTCTTTATGTCTTCCACATCACCGGTGCCTACATCTTGAA CCTCCACCGGCTGGGCCTGGTGCTGCTGGTACCTCACTACCTGGTGGAGCTCCTGTTCCACGCTTCACGCCTCTTCTACTTCAGTGACGAGAACAAGCAGAAGGG TTTCACTCTGTGGGCGCTACTTTTCGTCATCGCTCGCCTCCTTACCCTCACCCTCTCCGTACTGACTTTTGGCTTCGGACTGCCCCGCGCAGAGAACCAGGGTTTCTCTCTGGCAAAAGGCAACTTCAATGTGCTTACCATTAG GATGACGTGCCTGGCTGCCATTTGCCTGACCCAGGCCTGGATGATGTGGAAGTTCATCAACTTCCAGTTGAAGAAGTGGAGGGAGCACAGCCAGAGCCAGGCCTCCAAGAAGAAGGCTTTCAGCCCAAAGAGCAAGCCCCACAAGAAGGACCTGGCCCGTG TAGGTTCTGCCAACGGTGTGGTGAAGTCCGATGACAAGACGTCACCCCGTGCGAGAAAAGCCAAAGCCTCATAG
- the LOC115102129 gene encoding translocating chain-associated membrane protein 1-like 1 isoform X3: MGFRKKNKSPPVLSHEFVIQNHADMVSCVAMIILLGLMFEVTAKFAIMFITIQYNVTQSLDERAEQVNLYQYGPKDIATVFFYLLIAVILHALIQEYILDKMNRRLHLSKTKHSKFNESGQLAAFYLLSFIWGCSILTAEEFATNPTFLWEGYPHTHMVFQVKFFYICQIAYWLHALPELYFQKVRKEDIPRQLYYICLYVFHITGAYILNLHRLGLVLLVPHYLVELLFHASRLFYFSDENKQKGFTLWALLFVIARLLTLTLSVLTFGFGLPRAENQGFSLAKGNFNVLTIRMTCLAAICLTQAWMMWKFINFQLKKWREHSQSQASKKKAFSPKSKPHKKDLARVGSANGVVKSDDKTSPRARKAKAS; this comes from the exons ATGGGTTTCCGAAAGAAGAACAAGAGCCCGCCGGTGCTGAGCCACGAGTTCGTGATCCAGAATCACGCGGATATGGTTTCATGTGTGGCTATGATAATTCTCCTCGGCCTGATGTTCGAG GTCACAGCCAAGTTTGCCATCATGTTCATCACCATTCAATACAATGTGACTCAAAGTCTTG ATGAGAGGGCTGAGCAAGTGAACCTGTACCAGTACGGTCCTAAAGACATAGCCACTGTGTTCTTCTACCTGCTCATTGCTGTCATACTCCACGCCTTAATACAGGAATACATTCTCGAT AAAATGAATAGGCGGTTGCACCTGTCGAAAACCAAACATAGCAAGTTCAATGAATCGGGACAGCTTGCTGCCTTCTACTTATTGTCCTTCATCTGGGGCTGCAGCATCTTAACAGCG GAGGAATTTGCGACAAATCCTACTTTCTTATGGGAGGGCTACCCACACACCCACATGGT CTTTCAGGTGAAGTTCTTCTACATTTGCCAAATCGCATACTGGCTCCATGCCCTTCCTGAGCTGTACTTCCAGAAAGTGCGAAAG GAGGATATTCCCCGCCAGCTTTATTACATTTGTCTTTATGTCTTCCACATCACCGGTGCCTACATCTTGAA CCTCCACCGGCTGGGCCTGGTGCTGCTGGTACCTCACTACCTGGTGGAGCTCCTGTTCCACGCTTCACGCCTCTTCTACTTCAGTGACGAGAACAAGCAGAAGGG TTTCACTCTGTGGGCGCTACTTTTCGTCATCGCTCGCCTCCTTACCCTCACCCTCTCCGTACTGACTTTTGGCTTCGGACTGCCCCGCGCAGAGAACCAGGGTTTCTCTCTGGCAAAAGGCAACTTCAATGTGCTTACCATTAG GATGACGTGCCTGGCTGCCATTTGCCTGACCCAGGCCTGGATGATGTGGAAGTTCATCAACTTCCAGTTGAAGAAGTGGAGGGAGCACAGCCAGAGCCAGGCCTCCAAGAAGAAGGCTTTCAGCCCAAAGAGCAAGCCCCACAAGAAGGACCTGGCCCGTG TAGGTTCTGCCAACGGTGTGGTGAAGTCCGATGACAAGACGTCACCCCGTGCGAGAAAAGCCAAAGCCTCATAG
- the LOC115102129 gene encoding translocating chain-associated membrane protein 1-like 1 isoform X4, with product MGFRKKNKSPPVLSHEFVIQNHADMVSCVAMIILLGLMFEVTAKFAIMFITIQYNVTQSLDERAEQVNLYQYGPKDIATVFFYLLIAVILHALIQEYILDKMNRRLHLSKTKHSKFNESGQLAAFYLLSFIWGCSILTAEEFATNPTFLWEGYPHTHMVFQVKFFYICQIAYWLHALPELYFQKVRKEDIPRQLYYICLYVFHITGAYILNLHRLGLVLLVPHYLVELLFHASRLFYFSDENKQKGFTLWALLFVIARLLTLTLSVLTFGFGLPRAENQGFSLAKGNFNVLTIRMTCLAAICLTQAWMMWKFINFQLKKWREHSQSQASKKKAFSPKSKPHKKDLARGSANGVVKSDDKTSPRARKAKAS from the exons ATGGGTTTCCGAAAGAAGAACAAGAGCCCGCCGGTGCTGAGCCACGAGTTCGTGATCCAGAATCACGCGGATATGGTTTCATGTGTGGCTATGATAATTCTCCTCGGCCTGATGTTCGAG GTCACAGCCAAGTTTGCCATCATGTTCATCACCATTCAATACAATGTGACTCAAAGTCTTG ATGAGAGGGCTGAGCAAGTGAACCTGTACCAGTACGGTCCTAAAGACATAGCCACTGTGTTCTTCTACCTGCTCATTGCTGTCATACTCCACGCCTTAATACAGGAATACATTCTCGAT AAAATGAATAGGCGGTTGCACCTGTCGAAAACCAAACATAGCAAGTTCAATGAATCGGGACAGCTTGCTGCCTTCTACTTATTGTCCTTCATCTGGGGCTGCAGCATCTTAACAGCG GAGGAATTTGCGACAAATCCTACTTTCTTATGGGAGGGCTACCCACACACCCACATGGT CTTTCAGGTGAAGTTCTTCTACATTTGCCAAATCGCATACTGGCTCCATGCCCTTCCTGAGCTGTACTTCCAGAAAGTGCGAAAG GAGGATATTCCCCGCCAGCTTTATTACATTTGTCTTTATGTCTTCCACATCACCGGTGCCTACATCTTGAA CCTCCACCGGCTGGGCCTGGTGCTGCTGGTACCTCACTACCTGGTGGAGCTCCTGTTCCACGCTTCACGCCTCTTCTACTTCAGTGACGAGAACAAGCAGAAGGG TTTCACTCTGTGGGCGCTACTTTTCGTCATCGCTCGCCTCCTTACCCTCACCCTCTCCGTACTGACTTTTGGCTTCGGACTGCCCCGCGCAGAGAACCAGGGTTTCTCTCTGGCAAAAGGCAACTTCAATGTGCTTACCATTAG GATGACGTGCCTGGCTGCCATTTGCCTGACCCAGGCCTGGATGATGTGGAAGTTCATCAACTTCCAGTTGAAGAAGTGGAGGGAGCACAGCCAGAGCCAGGCCTCCAAGAAGAAGGCTTTCAGCCCAAAGAGCAAGCCCCACAAGAAGGACCTGGCCCGTG GTTCTGCCAACGGTGTGGTGAAGTCCGATGACAAGACGTCACCCCGTGCGAGAAAAGCCAAAGCCTCATAG